A genome region from Cervus elaphus chromosome 18, mCerEla1.1, whole genome shotgun sequence includes the following:
- the LRRN3 gene encoding leucine-rich repeat neuronal protein 3: protein MKDLPLQIHVLLGLVITTLVQAVDKKADCPQLCTCEIRPWFTPRSIYMEASTVDCNDLGLSNFPARLPADTQILLLQTNNIAKIEYSIDFPVNLTGLDLSQNNLSSVTNINVKKMPQLLSVYLEENKLTELPEKCLSGLSNLQELYINHNLLSTISPGAFIGLHNLLRLHLNSNRLQMINSKWFEALPNLEILMIGENPIIRIKDMNFKPLINLRSLVIAGINLTEIPDNALVGLENLESISFYDNRLIKVPNVALQKAVNLKFLDLNKNPINRIRRGDFSNMLHLKELGINNMPELISIDSLAVDNLPDLRKIEATNNPRLSYIHPNAFFRLPKLESLMLNSNALSALYQGTVESLPNLKEVSIHSNPIRCDCVIRWINMNKTNIRFMEPESLFCVDPPEFQGQNVRQVHFREMMEICLPLIAPESFPSNLDLEAGSYVSLHCRATAEPQPEIYWITPSGKKLLPNTLTDKFYVHSEGTLDISGITPAEAGIYTCIATNLVGADLKSVMIKVDGSLPQDNNGSLNIKIKDVQANSVLVSWKASSKILKSSIKWTAFVKAENSHAAQSARIPSDVKVYNLTHLNPATEYKICIDIPTIYQKSRKQCVNVTTKGLDPDQKEYEKNNTTTFMACLGGSLGIIGVICLFSFLSQEVNCDGGHNYVRNYSQKPTFEFNELYPPLINLWETGKEKGTALEVKATVIGVPTNMS, encoded by the coding sequence ATGAAGGACCTGCCACTCCAAATTCATGTGCTGCTTGGCCTAGTTATCACTACCCTAGTGCAAGCTGTAGATAAAAAAGCAGATTGCCCACAGTTATGTACATGTGAAATCCGGCCCTGGTTTACACCTCGATCCATTTATATGGAGGCATCTACAGTGGATTGTAATGATTTAGGTCTTTCAAATTTCCCAGCCAGACTGCCTGCTGACACACAGATTCTGCTACTACAGACTAACAATATTGCAAAAATTGAATACTCCATAGACTTTCCAGTAAACCTTACTGGCCTGGACTTATCTCAAAACAACTTATCTTCAGTCACCAACATTAATGTAAAAAAGATGCCTCAGCTTCTTTCTGTATacctagaagaaaacaaacttactgaGCTGCCTGAAAAATGTCTGTCTGGATTAAGCAACTTACAAGAACTCTATATTAATCACAACTTGCTTTCTACAATTTCACCAGGAGCCTTTATTGGCCTACATAATCTTCTTCGACTTCATCTCAATTCAAACAGATTGCAGATGATCAACAGTAAGTGGTTTGAGGCTCTTCCCAATCTGGAGATTCTGATGATTGGGGAAAATCCAATCATCAGAATCAAAGATATGAACTTTAAGCCTCTTATCAATCTTCGAAGCCTGGTTATAGCTGGTATAAACCTCACAGAAATACCAGATAACGCCTTGGTTGGACTTGAAAACTTagaaagcatttctttttatgacaaCAGGCTTATTAAAGTGCCCAATGTTGCTCTTCAAAAAGCAGTTAACCTCAAATTTTTGGATCTAAATAAAAATCCCATTAACAGAATACGGAGGGGAGATTTTAGCAATATGCTACACTTAAAAGAGTTGGGAATAAACAATATGCCTGAGCTGATTTCCATCGACAGTCTTGCTGTGGATAACTTGCCagatttaagaaaaatagaaGCTACTAACAACCCCAGGTTGTCTTACATTCACCCAAATGCATTCTTCCGGCTGCCCAAGCTGGAATCACTTATGCTCAACAGCAACGCCCTTAGCGCCCTGTACCAGGGTACAGTTGAGTCTCTGCCAAACCTCAAGGAAGTCAGCATACACAGCAATCCGATCAGATGTGACTGTGTCATCCGCTGGATTAATATGAACAAAACCAACATTCGATTTATGGAGCCAGAGTCACTGTTCTGTGTGGACCCGCCCGAATTCCAAGGCCAGAATGTGCGGCAGGTGCATTTTAGGGAAATGATGGAAATCTGTCTCCCTCTTATAGCTCCTGAGAGTTTTCCTTCCAACCTGGATTTAGAAGCTGGGAGTTATGTTTCCTTACACTGTAGAGCTACCGCGGAGCCACAGCCTGAAATCTACTGGATAACACCTTCTGGTAAAAAACTCTTGCCGAATACTCTAACAGACAAGTTCTATGTCCATTCTGAAGGCACCCTTGACATAAGTGGCATCACCCCAGCAGAAGCGGGTATATATACCTGCATAGCAACTAACCTGGTGGGTGCTGACTTGAAGTCTGTTATGATCAAAGTGGATGGCTCTCTTCCCCAGGATAACAATGGGTCcttgaatattaaaataaaagatgttcAGGCTAATTCAGTTCTGGTGTCTTGGAAAGCAAGTTCTAAAATTCTCAAATCCAGTATTAAGTGGACAGCCTTTGTCAAGGCTGAGAATTCCCATGCTGCCCAAAGTGCGCGAATACCATCTGATGTCAAGGTGTATAATCTTACTCATCTGAACCCAGCAACTGAGTATAAGATTTGTATTGATATCCCCACCATCtatcaaaaaagcagaaaacaatgtGTAAATGTCACCACAAAAGGTTTGGACCCTGATcaaaaagagtatgaaaagaatAACACCACAACATTTATGGCTTGCCTTGGAGGCTCTCTGGGGATTATTGGTGTGATATGTCTTTTCAGCTTCCTCTCTCAAGAAGTCAACTGTGATGGTGGGCATAACTATGTAAGGAATTACTCACAGAAACCAACTTTTGAATTCAATGAGCTTTATCCTCCTCTGATCAACCTCTGGGAAACAGGCAAAGAAAAAGGTACAGCACTGGAAGTAAAAGCAACTGTTATAGGCGTGCCAACTAACATGTCCTAA